A part of Miscanthus floridulus cultivar M001 chromosome 6, ASM1932011v1, whole genome shotgun sequence genomic DNA contains:
- the LOC136456147 gene encoding IQ domain-containing protein IQM1-like, producing the protein MTLRLLNTERNHLLSPRPQSPRDAALSLLRSPRVSCSSPKPKAAKMAHGGLERSLSFKNWEADAAAAAAAASRGGGINGARPGTLALQQQSPRRVVSVSPQAQAMIEYISPRPRVELDQAATKLQKIYKGLRTRRNLADGAIIAEELWWKTVDSVYLNIESISFFDEDKQETAASRWSRAGKRIAKVGKGLSKDDKAQKLALQHWLEAIDPRHRYGHNLHLYYDIWSASSSCEPFFYWLDVGNGRDLHHQKCPRSKLSSQLIMYLGPNERAAYEVVVEEGRLLYKQSGDLVNTNEESKWIFVLSTSRSLYVGQKRKGKFQHSSFLSGAATSAAGRLVAKEGVLEAIWPYSGHYLPTEENFREFITFLEDNNVDLANVKRCSVDDDEYPSFKKQEAAPEEQQAAAPVVTEEAAADAEAVEDQQAVVELPAVDIVKEDTATATATDAVADVEPPKMMMDSRRPSFKWSTPTGARIGCLQNYPADVQSMALEQVNLSPRVAAVAPSPRLPIPSPRPSPKIRLSPSLHYMGCPTPTGARRSSPKQQFMGFHTAAVALTLPKHKAE; encoded by the exons ATGACTCTGAGGCTGCTCAACACAGAGCGCAACCACCTCCTGTCACCGAGGCCGCAGAGCCCGCGGGATGCCGCCCTGTCGCTGCTGAGGTCACCCAGGGTGTCCTGCAGCAGCCCCAAGCCGAAGGCCGCCAAGATGGCGCACGGCGGCCTGGAGCGCTCGCTCAGCTTCAAGAACTGGGAGGCGGatgcggcggccgcggccgcggcggccagCCGGGGCGGCGGCATCAACGGCGCGCGCCCGGGCACCCTGGCCCTGCAGCAGCAGAGCCCCCGGCGCGTGGTGTCCGTGTCCCCGCAGGCGCAGGCCATGATCGAGTACATCTCCCCTCGCCCTCGCGTGGAGCTGGACCAGGCGGCCACCAAGCTGCAGAAGATCTACAAGGGCCTCCGCACGCGCCGCAACCTCGCCGACGGCGCCATCATCGCCGAGGAGCTGTGGTGGAAGACGGTCGACTCGGTGTACCTCAATATCGAGTCCATCTCCTTCTTCGACGAGGACAAGCAGGAGACCGCCGCGTCGCGGTGGTCCAGAGCCGGCAAGAGGATCGCCAAGGTCGGCAAGGGACTCTCCAAGGACGACAAGGCGCAGAAGCTCGCGCTCCAGCACTGGCTCGAAGCT ATTGACCCGCGCCACCGCTACGGCCACAACCTGCACCTCTACTACGACATCTGGTCCGCCAGCTCCAGCTGCGAGCCCTTCTTCTACTGGCTGGATGTCGGCAACGGCAGAGACCTGCATCACCAGAAGTGTCCACGAAGCAAGCTCAGCTCGCAGCTCATCATGTACCTCGGACCA AACGAGAGGGCGGCGTACGAAGTCGTCGTGGAGGAAGGCCGGCTGCTGTACAAGCAGAGCGGAGACCTGGTGAACACGAACGAGGAGTCCAAGTGGATCTTCGTGCTCAGCACCAGCAGGTCGCTGTACGTCGGGCAGAAGCGCAAGGGCAAGTTCCAGCACTCGAGCTTCCTGTCCGGGGCAGCCACCTCGGCCGCCGGCAGGCTGGTCGCCAAGGAGGGCGTCCTCGAGGCTATATGGCCCTACAGCGGCCACTACCTCCCGACCGAGGAGAACTTCAGGGAGTTCATCACCTTCCTGGAGGACAACAACGTCGACCTCGCAAATGTCAAG CGATGCTCGGTGGACGACGACGAGTACCCGTCGTTCAAGAAGCAGGAGGCGGCTCCAGAAGAGCAGCAGGCGGCCGCCCCAGTGGTCACCGAAGAAGCTGCTGCAGACGCTGAGGCCGTGGAGGACCAACAAGCAGTGGTGGAGCTGCCCGCGGTGGACATCGTGAAGGAggacacggccacggccacggccacggacgCCGTCGCGGACGTGGAGCCGCCGAAGATGATGATGGACAGCCGCCGGCCGTCGTTCAAGTGGTCGACGCCGACGGGCGCGCGCATCGGCTGCCTCCAGAACTACCCGGCCGATGTGCAGAGCATGGCCCTGGAGCAGGTGAACCTGTCGCCgagggtggcggcggtggcgccgtCGCCGAGGCTGCCCATCCCATCGCCGCGCCCCAGCCCCAAGATCAGGCTGTCGCCCAGCCTGCACTACATGGGCTGCCCCACCCCCACGGGCGCCAGGCGCTCGTCGCCCAAGCAGCAATTCATGGGCTTCCACACGGCCGCCGTGGCGCTCACGCTCCCCAAGCACAAGGCCGAGTGA
- the LOC136456148 gene encoding uncharacterized protein yields the protein MAPLSWRHHTLLQALLTWGPLSDRDFRAVFAAISGKNPATHHQLFNDTLLKLNKELAYLQFELRACMNQYDGMVYYGVVNNIADEESKLGTKYSVPQVAYYKGLLEAVVQEAGNDGTITSIDALNVQLDNQQKREWQHLYRVHERRSCSGWWFTVSLGSPATHGAPSPPAVQFPPAPLFLQASRAAS from the exons ATGGCGCCGCTGTCGTGGCGGCACCACACCCTGCTGCAGGCGCTGCTCACCTGGGGCCCGCTCTCCGACCGCGACTTCCGCGCCGTCTTCGCCGCCATCTCCGGCAAGAACCCCG CTACTCATCATCAGCTGTTCAACGATACACTTCTCAAGCTCAACAAGGAGTTAGCATACCTGCAGTTTGAGTTGCGAGCATGCATGAACCAGTATGATGGAATGGTGTACTATGGAGTAGTGAATAACATTGCCGATGAAGAATCGAAGCTCGGAACAAAGTATTCTGTGCCACAAGTTGCATACTACAAGGGGCTG ttagAAGCAGTTGTTCAGGAAGCTGGAAATGATGGGACCATAACCAGTATTGATGCTCTCAATGTGCAGCTTGACAACCAG CAAAAAAGGGAGTGGCAACACCTTTACCGTGTCCATGAAAGAAGGAGCTGTTCAGGTTGGTGGTTTACAGTTTCCCTTGGATCCCCGGCCACCCACGGAGCTCCGTCCCCGCCCGCTGTGCAGTTCCCGCCGGCGCCGCTGTTTCTTCAGGCCAGCAGAGCAGCCAGCTAA